TCTTCATCGAAGGTCAATTCTGGTGTCTCCAAAGCGTTCAGTTCAAATGACTCGGAAACATCGAAACAATTGGGGTTTTCTATTGAATATGTTCGAACATAGATGGTTTCATTGCCCGGTAACATGGCATATTGCTTTGGCAACGGATTGACCCCACCCGTCGCATCTGCCAACGAAGTATGGTAACTAACCTTGATCAAATCTGGGTCTTGGGCCCCCAATGCTTCTTGGTCTTTGAGGGATAGGTCATACATCATGCTCCCTTCATGGCAAAAGGTTTCATCGGCCATAGCTTCTGTGTAGGGCATTGGCGAGAAGGCAACTTGCACATCACTGACGATGGTGTTGCCAGAGGTGGCCACCTGAACCCTGTAGAGCCCGTCATTGACTACATTCAACGTAGCATTGTTCTCACCCGAAATCAGTTGAAATCCAGAGCCCGTATCATTGTACCAAGCATAGTTGATGGCCCCACTGGTGGTGGCATCGAGAACCACTGTATCTCCTTGGCAGGCGGCAATAGGCGGACCCAAAAGATTGCTGACAATCGAACAATCCAAGGCGTCGTATGGGTTGGCAACGAAAATTTCACCGGAAAACTGGATGGAAAAACCAGAGTTCGAATTGCTGAAATTATTGATCAGCAGGTAGTAGTCTTCCCCGGGGCCAACATCTAGCCAGTCTTCATATAAGAGCGACGTAGTATCGCCAGAGGGGTCTTCACCCACCCCAGTATAGCTTTTTTGCTCACTGTTGTCAAAGAAATTGCAACGAATGGGCTCACCCAGATTATTACAGTCAGAAGCTCGGTATAGGGCGAAATCCCAATCTTCAGAGCTATCGTGACCAATATTGAATCCCAGTTGGCCCGAGGCCCCTGTTCTAAAGCGGTACCATGCAGAATTGGACTCGATGGCCCCTGATTGGGTCTTTTCAAGGCACCCGCTGGTATCCTGTCCGTTGAAATCATCGGCACCGTAACCACTAGTTCCACCGTTGACCGGGGTATTGTTACAAATGGGCACTGCATTGGAGCAATCTGGCGAGACCTGTGCATGACACATCGGCCCCACTAACATCATGAGAAGGAGAACAGAAGCAAACTTAGCCATAAGTAGCTCACAATTTGGAGGTTATAAAAATACGTCCTGAATATGCTTAACAATAATTTATGTTGTCAAACCATTGAAATGCGATGTCATTCGCCCATTAATGTCTATCTTTGCTTCCTTTGTATCGGCAATATGAAAGTACGCGAACCCTTGGAAGAACAATACGACAATTTGGGCGATGACCACTTGGGGTCATCCGAGGAAACCCCGTTGCGAAAAGATGCCTTTTTGCTTGATGATGATGAAAAGATTGAGCGAATAGAAAAGAACATTCGTGAAATAATGTTGACCCTTGGGCTCGACCTTGACGATGACAGTCTCAACGGTACCCCAAAAAGGGTCGCCAAAATGTATGTAAAGGAAATATTCGCCGGATTGCATCCGAAGAGAAGGCCCAAATCATCCACTTTCGACAACAAGTACAAGTATGGTGAAATGTTGGTTGAAAAAAACATCACTGTCTATTCCACCTGCGAGCACCATCTGTTGCCCATTGTGGGAAAGGCCCATATTGCCTATATCTCAAACGGTACTGTAGTTGGACTTTCAAAAATGAACCGCATTGTCGACTATTTTGCAAAGCGGCCCCAGGTTCAAGAACGTATGAACATACAAATTGTCAAAGAACTTCAAAAAGTACTGGGCACCGAAGATGTTGCCTGCGTTATCGATGCTAAGCACCTTTGTGTCAATTCAAGGGGCATACGAGATGTTGACAGCAGCACCGTAACGGCTGAATATGGCGGCAAGTTCAAAGAAGAGGGGGTCAGAAGAGAATTTTTGGACTATATCAATCTAGAAACCGAATTTTAATGCAGCTGTTTAAGAGTCAAGTCTTAAAAGTCACCAATTCACTTACAGGAAAAAAAGAGGTATTCAAGCCGTTGAAAGAGGGCTACGTGGGCATGTACGTCTGTGGTCCAACGGTATACAGCAACGTACATTTGGGCAACTGCCGCACCTTTATCTCTTTTGATATGATCTTTCGTTACCTGCGCTACCTTGGCTACAAGGTCAGGTATGTTCGGAATATTACCGATGCGGGCCATCTTGAGAACGATGCAGATGAAGGGGAGGACAAGATTGCCAAAAAAGCAAAATTGGAACAAATAGAACCCATGGAGGTGGTACAGCGCTATACGGTAGACTTTCATGAAACACTGCAAAAATTCAACTTGTTGCCCCCTAGTATTGAGCCCACGGCAACAGGCCACATCATCGAGCAGATCGAGATCATCAAAGACATACTCAAAAAAGGCTATGCCTACGAGGTGAACGGCTCTGTTTATTTTGATGTCATCAAATTCAACGAATCAAACGAATACGGAAAGCTCAGTGGCCGAAAGCTGGAGGACATGATAGCAAACACCCGCGAGCTGACAGCACAAGACGAAAAGAAAAACCCACAAGACTTTGCCCTTTGGAAAAAAGCAGAACCCCAGCACATCATGCGTTGGCCCTCACCCTGGGGCGATGGTTTTCCGGGTTGGCATTTAGAGTGTACCGCCATGAGCACCAAATATTTGGGCGAAACCTTTGATATTCACGGGGGCGGCATGGACCTTAAGTTTCCGCACCACGAATGTGAGATCGCCCAGGCCGAGGCCAGCTACGGGGTCTCGCCGGTAAACTATTGGCTGCATGCCAATATGCTGACCTTGAACGGTAAAAAAATGTCAAAGTCGACCGGCAACAACATCTATCCCAACGAGATTTTCAGTGGGCAGAACAATATTTTGAGCAAACCCTACTCGCCATCGGTAGTACGCTTTTTTATGATGCAGGCCCACTATAGTAGTATTTTGGACTTGAGCGACGAAGCTTTACAGGCATCTGAAAAGGGATACAAACGTCTGATCGAAGGCCTGGCGATGCTCGACCATCTTTCTACGGCAAACAGCTCTGGCTTTGATGTGGGCGCGTGGCGACAACAGTGCTTTGAGGCCATGAACGATGACTTTAACTCCCCTGTACTTATTGCTCATTTATTTGAAGCCGTCAAGCAAATAAATTTGGTGAAAGATGGAAAACAGACCTTGACCGCTGATGACAAGAAACTACTTAGGGAAACCCTGCACGGATTTGTCTTTGAGGTACTGGGACTCGAAAATGAGCAACAGGCAAAAGGAAATTCAGAAATATTGAACGGCGTGGTGCAATTGCTCATTGAAATGAGGAACAATGCACGCGCCAGTAAAGATTTTGCCACATCAGACCGCATTAGGGATGAGCTGGCTGCTTTGGGTGTTCAACTCAAAGATGGAAAAGAAGGCACGACCTATACCATCAACAATGGCTAAGAAAGGGTGAAAAAAGTACTTATAGCACCATTTGTTTTCTTGGTTCGCATATATCAAAACGGCATATCGCCGTATCTGCCGGCAACTTGCCGGTACCAGCCCACCTGTTCGGCCTATACCATCGAAGCCCTTCAAAAATATGGGCTTTTCAAAGGCGGATGGCTCACAATAAAACGAATTTTCAGCTGCCACCCTTGGGGAGGTAGCGGGCACGACCCTGTTCCCTAAAAAATGGCCCTGCTGGCCCAGATCATCCTATTCTAGCGCCAATCATTTGTGTTTCTCCATTAAGTGTGCGCACGCCCTACCCCAGACTTTTAAAACCTGAAAAAATTCTTAAACCTTCCGTCCATTGAACAAAGTCTACCATGTAAAAGCAATCGCCTAGCATCTATTTAGTTATCTTAGCCCGAAAATTTGACCGTATGTATTTTTTAGGTTTTAATTGGAATCCTGATGATATTCTCTTCAAAATAGGATTTATCCAAATCAAATACTACAACCTCTTATGGATATTGGCCTTTGTCGTAGGCTGGTTCATCATGAAACGTATTTTCAAGCATGAGAACAAGTCAATGCAAAAACTTGACTCGCTCTTCGTTTATGCCGTGGTCTCGATTATGCTCGGTGCCAGGCTGGGCCATGTCTTTTTTTACGATTGGGATTACTATAAAAACCATCTGCTCGAAATTTTACTGCCCATTCGGGAGAGTGCCGACAGTTCGTTGTTCGGGCTCATCAATGGATATGAATTTACAGGCTTCACGGGCCTTGCAAGCCATGGTGCCGCCATAGCGGGCATCATCGGGTTGTGGCTACTGTCGCGAAAATATAAAGATATGGGCGTGCTGTGGTTGCTCGATCGCGTCACCATTACCTGCGCCATTGGTGGGGCCTTTGTGCGCTTGGGCAACTTTTTCAATTCTGAGATCAACGGAAAACCGGTAGACGAGTCCTTTTTCTTGGCCACCCGTTTTATACGGGATTCTGATGATATGCCCGCCTACAAGGCAATGGGTCTAACCAACGAAAACACCCCCAGTGCCGCGTACAAGGCAATAGAGAACAATCCGCAATTCGCCAGCGTGTTGGAAAGCATACCGTTTCGCCATCCTGTACAGCTATATGAAGCCTTTGGGTATTTATTGGTATTTGTGTTGATGTACTATTGGCTGTACTGGCGCACCGACAAAAAAGACAAGCCCGGATTTTTGTTCGGCTTTTGGCTGGTGGGTGTCTGGGCCATTCGCTTTGTGCTCGAGTTCTACAAAAAGAGCCAAGGCGGCTTTGAAGACGCATTGGGCACGTTTACCACAGGCCAGTGGTTGAGCATACCCTTTGTTCTGCTCGGATTTTATCTAATGTTCAGACAGACCTCAACTGGTGGTAGAACATAAATAAGATGGCTATGAGAAATGTTTTCTGTATGATCCTGCTATTTGGATTGGTATTTTCCTGTAAGGAAAGAGCAAAGACCGAAATCAAGACCGAAACCGTCGCCTTTGCCAAAGAAGGTGAGCTACATATTTTCAGACCGGGTGACGACTCCCTTTTGGCCACTTTGGATATTGAATTTGCCGAAACAGAATATGAAACCCAGACAGGTCTCATGTACCGTCAATCAATGGAAGACAACCAAGGCATGCTCTTTATATTTCCCAATGTGGCCATGCACTCTTTCTACATGAAGAATACCGAATTTCCGCTGGATATTGTTTTTATTGATGAAAATCAAAAGATTGTCACCATCCAAAAAGATGCCCAGCCCTTGGATGAAAAAAGTATTTCATCGGTCGTTCCTGTCAAGTATGTGCTCGAAATCAACGCGGGCCTTTCAGAGAAATGGCAATTGCAAGTGGGCGACAGCATCGCCTATGTAAAAAGTTGATGGTAAACTATTTACTTGTAAATCAAGAAACCGAAAGGTTGCGGTTTAGAAAGTTCACGCCGAAAGATTTTGGCTTATGGCTTCCTTTTTACGATAATTCTCTATCGACCAAATACTGGGAAGGACTACCAAATGACCCAAAAACCGCTTGCCAAGAACAGTTTGACAGAATATTTGAGAGGTATCGCAAAAATCTTGGTGGTATGAATGCCCTCATCCATAAAGAAACCAAAGATTTGGTCGGAATGTGCGGATTGCTGGTACAGACAGTCGACGGAACGGAGGAACTGGAAATAGGGTATTCGATACTTCCGAAATATTGGAGAAACGGCTATGCTTTTGAAGCGGCCCGAAAATGTAAAGAACATGCCTTTTCAAATAACCTTGCCGACTCTTTGATATCCATCATCCATATCGATAACCTTCCCTCTCAAAAAGTGGCCTTGAAAAATGGCATGAAGCTGAGCAAAACAACGTTCTACAAAAACAATCCGGTCCACATTTTCAGGGTATTCCAAAAAGAGGGCTAAATGTGTACTTTTGGGCAAAGCTCCCACAAGTGCAGCACTATGCCATTCTTACCGACAACCGATCAAACCAGGGACAACTGGTACAAGACCTGATGGCCGGCAAGCCCATATCGGGCCTTGAGGCATTGGCGAAAAAAAAGGGAGCTCTTTTTTCACGTTCAGAAATCCAACGATATATGGGTGAGGAAGAACGCCACGATATAAAAGTACTGGGGCAACAAAGCGGCCAACCGCTGAAGACCATGAGCAGCGGTGAGCAAAAAAAGGCACTACTTAACCATCTTTTAAAACGGTTGCCCGATTATTTGGTATTGGTAAACCCATTTGACAATCTCGATAGCCGTGCCCAAGATGAACTTAAAGAAAGATTGGGCGCGGTTTCAAAAAAAGTGGCTCTTGTACAGGTGGTGAACCGCCTAGACGATATACTTCCTTTTACCATCCACTTCGCGCGTCTCAAGGGCAACGAACTTATCTTTTATGACAATGTGCAGCGTTTCAGGGCCGAAAACCAATGTGTTGCGGGGCATTTTCAAGCCACCATTCCCCCGCCCCTCCATCCTGTAAAAAATAAAAATGAGGTATTGGTGCAGTTCAGCAATGTTTCTGTTTCATTCGGTGAAAAACCAGTTTTGAAGAATATCGACTGGACCATCAAAAAAGGTGAATTCTGGCAACTCATAGGACCCAACGGAAGTGGCAAGACGACCCTCTTGACCATGATTACTGGCGATAGCCACAAGGGCTATGGCCAAAACCTGACCATTTTTGGGCACAAAAAAGGAAGCGGTGAGAGCGTATGGGACCTGAAGCAGCATATTGGTTATTTTACCCCTTCGATGACCGATCGTTTTCGGGGTTACCACACCTTGGAAAATATGCTGATATCGGGGCTCCACGATTCTGTAGGGCTCTATGTGATACCCAGCGATGCCGAAAAGCGCTTGGCAAACCAATGGCTGAATGTTTTGGGGCTGGACGACAAAAGCCAGACCTACTTCCATGAATTAAGCAGCGGCCAACAACGACTGGTTATGACGGCCAGGGCAATGATCAAACATCCGCTACTCTTGATCTTGGATGAACCCACGGCAGGGCTCGACGATCAAGGAGCCGACCTTTTTGTTTCGCTGGTCAACAAAATCGCAGCCGAAAGCAGCTCTGCCATTTTATACGTTTCTCATAGAAAAGAATCGGGCCTTAAGCCTCAAAAAGTATTTGAGCTGCAAATGACAACAAAAGGTTCTTTAGGAAAAAACATTGAGGTTTGTAAATAGGATAAATATGTTTTCGGAAATATAGAAATAAACACAATTGCCAAAATAAGCCTGGCATTTTAGCCTTTAGGGCAATTATAATATTTTTAGAAAATGTACATAAAAAAGGCCACTTACTTAAAAGCGGCCTTTTGTTTTTTAGGGTTGTCGTTATTATTGGTTACCAGAGGTTATTTTCTTCTTAAGGGAATCGAACATGACCGGTGTTGCAATGAACACCGATGAGTAGGTACCCACTATTACCCCAACAATCATCGCGAACATGAACCCACGCAAGGTCTCACCGCCAAAAACAAAAATGGCCAAGAGCACGACCAACGTGGTCAGCGAGGTATTCAAAGTTCGACTCAAAGTGCTGTTCAATGCTTGGTTGATATGTTCACCATTCTTCCAACCTTTCAAGCCCACAACCTCTCGAATACGGTCGAAAACGACCACGGTATCATTCAACGAGTAACCAATAACAGTCAGAATAGCAGCTATAAACGCCTGGTCGATTTCCATGTTGAAAGGCATTATGGCCGCCGTCATTGAAAAAATACCCAATACAATTAATACATCGTGGAAGACCGCTGTAACGGCACCCAATGAAAACTGCCACTTTCTGAATCGCAGTAAAATATATAGGAACACAACTGCCAATGAACCAATAATGGCCAAGAAGGCATTCTTTTTAATGTCATCTGCAATCGTAGGGCCCACCTTTCTATATTTCAATACACCTATGTTGTCGTTTGTGCCTCCTGGTTTAAAATCTTCAAACGTGGTTCCTTCTGGGAAATACTTCTGTAAAGTATTGTACAATATTTCTAATATTTCATCATCCACTTCATTTCCCTGAACATCTACTTTGTAATTTGTGGTTACCATAATCTGATTGGCCTCACCAAATGTCTTGGCACTTGCACTACCGAGGGTTTGCGAAAGTTCAGCACTTATTTCAGAGGCGCTGACCGGTCGCTCGAATCTTATTTGGTAATTTCTTCCCCCAACAAAGTCAACCCCTTCTTGTAAACCCTTGGTAATCAACGAAAATATACTTAAAGCTACCAGAACAATAGATATAACATATGCAATCTTTCTTTTGCTCAAAAAATTGATGCCCATATTCTTGAACAGGTTTTTGGTGATACCGGTTGCGAAATCAAGGTTTCTACCTTTCTTCGAAATATACCAGTCAACCAACAGCCGTGTAATAAAGATTGCGGTAAACAATGAGGTTACAATCCCTATCAAAAGTGTTGTGGCAAAACCTTTGATTGGTCCAGAACCAAATATAAAAAGAATGATTGCGGTAAGACCTGTGGTAATATTGGCATCCAATATAGAGGAGAGCGCATTGTTAAAACCATCTGCAACTGCCTGAGCCTTGCCTTTGCCTCGGGCCAGTTCTTCCCTTACACGTTCAAAAATAAGTACGTTCGCATCTACCGACATACCAATCGTTAAAACGATACCGGCAATACCCGGCAAGGTCAAAACGGCTCCTAGGCTGGTCAATACCCCAAAAATCAAAAGGATGTTAAATATCAGCGCCACATCGGCAAAGAAACCAGCCTTTCCATAGTAAAAAATCATCCACAGCAACACAAATACCATGGCAATCAAAAACGACATGAAGCCACTATCTATGGCTTCTTGACCAAGTGAAGGGCCAACCACAAAAGAATCGATGATTTCAGCAGAAGCTGGCAATTTACCCGCCCGCAACACGTTGGCTATATCTTTGGTTTCATTCACCGTAAACGTTCCAGTAATCTCAGACCTGCCCCCTGAAATGGGTCCGGATGAAACTCCGGGCGCCGTATACACCTTGTTGTCAAGCACTATGGCAATACCTGTTTGGTTGTTGTATGCATCGCCTGTAAGTCGCTCCCACTCTTTGGCGCCGCGGGTATTCATGGTCATGCTTACGGCGGGCTTGTTGAATTGGTCAAAGGTTGCCTGAGCATCGGAAACCACATCACCACTGATTCTTGGTACACCGTCACGGTTAGATTTCAATGCATAAAGTTCAACTACTTCGGCATCTTTTGGTGGGCGCTCCCAAGCAAACTTGGTAAACTGCACCTCTGCTGGTAACAACCTTCTAATCTCCGGCATTCGCAAATACGAACCAACCTCGGCTGTATCAGAAATGGCTACCCTGGCAATGGCGTGGCTTCCCGGACTAGCCGGAATCAATTTGCCCAACAATGGATTTGCCTCTGCGGTCAGATCCAATGAATCTTGGGCCACATCTGAAAGCAATGAATCGATTTCAGACTCTGGCTTTGACAGGGAATCCCGGGCTTGCTCTTCAGGCTCCAAAATCTCACGTAAACGCTCGTTGGCGTTCACAAAAAACTGACCTATATACGGATTGTTCTGTTCATAAGTTTCCCAGAACTCAAGTTGGGCGGTACTGGACAACAGGTCTCGAGCCCGCTCAATGTCTCTGGCTCCTGGAAGCTCAACAACGATACGGCCCGAAGTACCCTCACGTTGTATGTTGGGCTGGGTAACCCCAAAACCGTCAATACGCTCACGAAGTACCTCGAAAGCCGAAACAATGGACTCATCTATCTTTCTGCGGATAATGGGTTTTACCTCATCATCGGTCATTTGAAAATTAATCTCATCGCTTAATCCCTTATTGGCAAAAATGTCGGGTGAGGCCAATTTGGTGTCGCCTTTGATTTGGTCAAATGCTTCGAAAAATAGCTCCAAATATGTTTCGTCACTATTCTTTGAAGCTTCATCAGCCATCGCCAAAGCCCTGTTAAAAACAGGATTCTTGGTATTATTGGCCAGACCTTTGAGAATATCCTTGACCGAAATCTGCAAGGTTACGTTGATACCCCCTTTGAGGTCAAGACCTTTATTGAGTTCTTTCTTTTTGGCATCATCATACGTGGTGTAGCCCAAAATCGGCTTGCTTCCAATCGAATCAAGATACGACGCCTCAAGAGCTTCGCGCTTTGCCACATAATCTTCTTCAGTTTCTGAAATTCGGCTTGCGGCATAGGTCTCAGCATCTTTCTCAACCTTGCTCGTAATAAATGTGAACGATAGCTGGTAGATGCTCACCAAACCGAAAAGGAGCGCAAAAAGCTTAATGAGTCCTTTGTTTTGCATTGGATATTAAATTTTTAGAAGTATTCTTAAATAGCGTGCAAATATATCATTTCAAATAGGATTTGCCAATAGAAACCCCTTGAATTGTACCCGTGGCGGGGTATAAAAAAATTGTCATCCCAGACGAAAAAGCAAGGTGTTGCCCACTAGCAATCTTTTTGCTTTGACCCATATTATCTGGGTTCAGCGGCCTGAAATGACAATTTTCTGTTCGGCGGCAATACTACACCTCAAGAAGCCCGTTGGTCTTTCTTACCCCTTCGGTGCTTTCTTGCATTTTGGCCTTTTCAGCCTCTGACAGTTCAATTTCCACAATTTCTTCAATACCGTTTTTGCCCAAAATGACTGGTACACCGATACAGATATCATTTAACCCATACTCCCCTTCCAAGAAAGTTGAACAGGGGAACATCTTTTTTTGATCACACGCAATGGCATGTACCAGACTTGAGACGGCTGCACCCGGCGCGTACCATGCACTGGTACCCAACAATTTGGTCAATGTGGCGCCCCCGACCTTGGTTTCTTCAACAACATAATCCATTTGTTCTTGGGTAAGAAACTCTGAGACTTTTACACTGTTTCGGGTTGCATGCCCTATCAGCGGTACCATACCGGTATCGCTATGCCCTCCGATCACCATACCGTCAACATCAGAAATCGGTGCTTTCAACACCTCGGCCAATCGGTATTTGAAACGTGCGCTGTCAAGGGCACCACCCATACCTATGATCCTGTTTTTGGACAGACTGGTGGTCTTGTGTACCAAATACGTCATGGTATCCATTGGGTTACTTACCACGATCACAATGGCGTTGGGTGAATGCTGCAATAGGCTTGAAGAAACAGATTTAACAATACCGGCATTGATGCCGATCAATTCTTCACGGGTCATACCGGGTTTTCTTGGAATACCTGAGGTGATGACCACTATATCACTGTCGGCAGTCTTTGCGTAATCGTTGGTGCTTCCGGTAATCTTGGTGTCGAAGCCGTTCAAGGAGGCCGTCTGCATCAAATCCATGGCCTTGCCCTCGGCATAACCTTCCTTGATATCCAACAATACTACCTCAGATGCGAAATTTTTGATGGCGATATACTCGGCACAGCTTGCCCCTACTGCTCCGGCGCCTACTACAGT
This portion of the Flagellimonas lutaonensis genome encodes:
- a CDS encoding ATP-binding cassette domain-containing protein, coding for MYFWAKLPQVQHYAILTDNRSNQGQLVQDLMAGKPISGLEALAKKKGALFSRSEIQRYMGEEERHDIKVLGQQSGQPLKTMSSGEQKKALLNHLLKRLPDYLVLVNPFDNLDSRAQDELKERLGAVSKKVALVQVVNRLDDILPFTIHFARLKGNELIFYDNVQRFRAENQCVAGHFQATIPPPLHPVKNKNEVLVQFSNVSVSFGEKPVLKNIDWTIKKGEFWQLIGPNGSGKTTLLTMITGDSHKGYGQNLTIFGHKKGSGESVWDLKQHIGYFTPSMTDRFRGYHTLENMLISGLHDSVGLYVIPSDAEKRLANQWLNVLGLDDKSQTYFHELSSGQQRLVMTARAMIKHPLLLILDEPTAGLDDQGADLFVSLVNKIAAESSSAILYVSHRKESGLKPQKVFELQMTTKGSLGKNIEVCK
- a CDS encoding DUF192 domain-containing protein — its product is MRNVFCMILLFGLVFSCKERAKTEIKTETVAFAKEGELHIFRPGDDSLLATLDIEFAETEYETQTGLMYRQSMEDNQGMLFIFPNVAMHSFYMKNTEFPLDIVFIDENQKIVTIQKDAQPLDEKSISSVVPVKYVLEINAGLSEKWQLQVGDSIAYVKS
- a CDS encoding GNAT family N-acetyltransferase — translated: MVNYLLVNQETERLRFRKFTPKDFGLWLPFYDNSLSTKYWEGLPNDPKTACQEQFDRIFERYRKNLGGMNALIHKETKDLVGMCGLLVQTVDGTEELEIGYSILPKYWRNGYAFEAARKCKEHAFSNNLADSLISIIHIDNLPSQKVALKNGMKLSKTTFYKNNPVHIFRVFQKEG
- a CDS encoding T9SS type B sorting domain-containing protein; amino-acid sequence: MAKFASVLLLMMLVGPMCHAQVSPDCSNAVPICNNTPVNGGTSGYGADDFNGQDTSGCLEKTQSGAIESNSAWYRFRTGASGQLGFNIGHDSSEDWDFALYRASDCNNLGEPIRCNFFDNSEQKSYTGVGEDPSGDTTSLLYEDWLDVGPGEDYYLLINNFSNSNSGFSIQFSGEIFVANPYDALDCSIVSNLLGPPIAACQGDTVVLDATTSGAINYAWYNDTGSGFQLISGENNATLNVVNDGLYRVQVATSGNTIVSDVQVAFSPMPYTEAMADETFCHEGSMMYDLSLKDQEALGAQDPDLIKVSYHTSLADATGGVNPLPKQYAMLPGNETIYVRTYSIENPNCFDVSESFELNALETPELTFDEEVPICENNPVVTIGETMPNPQYTYQWSTGETTPSIQVGGAGSYTVTVTNSANGVACTSTKTVNVNISETPQIASIEVADLRANNTVEIVLANTGDFEFRLDDGPFQTSQLFTDVLPGAHTLTIRDRFGCGELVEEIVVVGFLKHFSPNGDNLNEKWQVMGLSSLNSPVVSIYDRYGKLLKQLDSSSAGWDGQFNGNPLPATDYWFKLSYIDGQGNRTYAKYIQNHFALRR
- the folE gene encoding GTP cyclohydrolase I FolE; this translates as MKVREPLEEQYDNLGDDHLGSSEETPLRKDAFLLDDDEKIERIEKNIREIMLTLGLDLDDDSLNGTPKRVAKMYVKEIFAGLHPKRRPKSSTFDNKYKYGEMLVEKNITVYSTCEHHLLPIVGKAHIAYISNGTVVGLSKMNRIVDYFAKRPQVQERMNIQIVKELQKVLGTEDVACVIDAKHLCVNSRGIRDVDSSTVTAEYGGKFKEEGVRREFLDYINLETEF
- the secDF gene encoding protein translocase subunit SecDF, which codes for MQNKGLIKLFALLFGLVSIYQLSFTFITSKVEKDAETYAASRISETEEDYVAKREALEASYLDSIGSKPILGYTTYDDAKKKELNKGLDLKGGINVTLQISVKDILKGLANNTKNPVFNRALAMADEASKNSDETYLELFFEAFDQIKGDTKLASPDIFANKGLSDEINFQMTDDEVKPIIRRKIDESIVSAFEVLRERIDGFGVTQPNIQREGTSGRIVVELPGARDIERARDLLSSTAQLEFWETYEQNNPYIGQFFVNANERLREILEPEEQARDSLSKPESEIDSLLSDVAQDSLDLTAEANPLLGKLIPASPGSHAIARVAISDTAEVGSYLRMPEIRRLLPAEVQFTKFAWERPPKDAEVVELYALKSNRDGVPRISGDVVSDAQATFDQFNKPAVSMTMNTRGAKEWERLTGDAYNNQTGIAIVLDNKVYTAPGVSSGPISGGRSEITGTFTVNETKDIANVLRAGKLPASAEIIDSFVVGPSLGQEAIDSGFMSFLIAMVFVLLWMIFYYGKAGFFADVALIFNILLIFGVLTSLGAVLTLPGIAGIVLTIGMSVDANVLIFERVREELARGKGKAQAVADGFNNALSSILDANITTGLTAIILFIFGSGPIKGFATTLLIGIVTSLFTAIFITRLLVDWYISKKGRNLDFATGITKNLFKNMGINFLSKRKIAYVISIVLVALSIFSLITKGLQEGVDFVGGRNYQIRFERPVSASEISAELSQTLGSASAKTFGEANQIMVTTNYKVDVQGNEVDDEILEILYNTLQKYFPEGTTFEDFKPGGTNDNIGVLKYRKVGPTIADDIKKNAFLAIIGSLAVVFLYILLRFRKWQFSLGAVTAVFHDVLIVLGIFSMTAAIMPFNMEIDQAFIAAILTVIGYSLNDTVVVFDRIREVVGLKGWKNGEHINQALNSTLSRTLNTSLTTLVVLLAIFVFGGETLRGFMFAMIVGVIVGTYSSVFIATPVMFDSLKKKITSGNQ
- the lgt gene encoding prolipoprotein diacylglyceryl transferase, with the protein product MYFLGFNWNPDDILFKIGFIQIKYYNLLWILAFVVGWFIMKRIFKHENKSMQKLDSLFVYAVVSIMLGARLGHVFFYDWDYYKNHLLEILLPIRESADSSLFGLINGYEFTGFTGLASHGAAIAGIIGLWLLSRKYKDMGVLWLLDRVTITCAIGGAFVRLGNFFNSEINGKPVDESFFLATRFIRDSDDMPAYKAMGLTNENTPSAAYKAIENNPQFASVLESIPFRHPVQLYEAFGYLLVFVLMYYWLYWRTDKKDKPGFLFGFWLVGVWAIRFVLEFYKKSQGGFEDALGTFTTGQWLSIPFVLLGFYLMFRQTSTGGRT
- the mdh gene encoding malate dehydrogenase, which gives rise to MKITVVGAGAVGASCAEYIAIKNFASEVVLLDIKEGYAEGKAMDLMQTASLNGFDTKITGSTNDYAKTADSDIVVITSGIPRKPGMTREELIGINAGIVKSVSSSLLQHSPNAIVIVVSNPMDTMTYLVHKTTSLSKNRIIGMGGALDSARFKYRLAEVLKAPISDVDGMVIGGHSDTGMVPLIGHATRNSVKVSEFLTQEQMDYVVEETKVGGATLTKLLGTSAWYAPGAAVSSLVHAIACDQKKMFPCSTFLEGEYGLNDICIGVPVILGKNGIEEIVEIELSEAEKAKMQESTEGVRKTNGLLEV
- the yidD gene encoding membrane protein insertion efficiency factor YidD, whose amino-acid sequence is MKKVLIAPFVFLVRIYQNGISPYLPATCRYQPTCSAYTIEALQKYGLFKGGWLTIKRIFSCHPWGGSGHDPVP
- the cysS gene encoding cysteine--tRNA ligase, whose protein sequence is MQLFKSQVLKVTNSLTGKKEVFKPLKEGYVGMYVCGPTVYSNVHLGNCRTFISFDMIFRYLRYLGYKVRYVRNITDAGHLENDADEGEDKIAKKAKLEQIEPMEVVQRYTVDFHETLQKFNLLPPSIEPTATGHIIEQIEIIKDILKKGYAYEVNGSVYFDVIKFNESNEYGKLSGRKLEDMIANTRELTAQDEKKNPQDFALWKKAEPQHIMRWPSPWGDGFPGWHLECTAMSTKYLGETFDIHGGGMDLKFPHHECEIAQAEASYGVSPVNYWLHANMLTLNGKKMSKSTGNNIYPNEIFSGQNNILSKPYSPSVVRFFMMQAHYSSILDLSDEALQASEKGYKRLIEGLAMLDHLSTANSSGFDVGAWRQQCFEAMNDDFNSPVLIAHLFEAVKQINLVKDGKQTLTADDKKLLRETLHGFVFEVLGLENEQQAKGNSEILNGVVQLLIEMRNNARASKDFATSDRIRDELAALGVQLKDGKEGTTYTINNG